The Xiphophorus couchianus chromosome 14, X_couchianus-1.0, whole genome shotgun sequence genome includes a region encoding these proteins:
- the rela gene encoding transcription factor p65 isoform X1, whose translation MDGVYGWGMTPINPVQPATPYIEIIEQPKQRGMRFRYKCEGRSAGSIPGEKSNDTTKTYPAIKVHNYSGPLRVRISLVTKNPPHKPHPHELVGKDCKHGYYEADLQERRIHSFQNLGIQCVKKKDVNEAITCRLQTSNNPFSIPEPKVWEEEFDLNSVRLCFQASITLPTGDMFPLPPVVSQPIFDNRAPNTAELKICRVNRNSGSCRGGDEIFLLCDKVQKEDIEVRFYQDSWEGKGTFSQADVHRQVAIVFRTPPYRDTNLSEPIKVKMQLRRPSDREVSEPMDFQFLPADPDEYRLSEKRKRTGDMFQNLKLGSMLSTVSVPQDRRHINLARRPVAAKLSSMNTQAAAEVAPSASGLKPFSYNQPGQLFSVQPKVEASSSISTATTNQTWKIMESLKLGPTNPVQTFTMSSVSAPSSSTASTAANNEYSTVNLSDLHEFFPNISSPMAEESAAPQGSAAAPQTGSTFPLQESQFRVDPPLVDDEIPDFSNFTDAPVPGTLDSLNMDEFEDLLNPRLMSEGGSAASMLTSSQHGVLSSSAAASHNGASSQNLPDHVNNPGSTYMNYPNSIANLLRNEDMIILASSTNNNQQPAVLDDFDVLMSADEDRLISIFNSGSQAGFVSGHPT comes from the exons GTTCACAACTACAGCGGCCCGCTCCGGGTCCGCATCTCCCTGGTGACAAAGAACCCTCCGCACAAGCCCCACCCCCACGAACTGGTTGGGAAAGACTGCAAACATGGCTACTATGAGGCCGACCTGCAGGAGAGACGAATCCACAG TTTTCAGAACCTGGGCATTCAGTGTGTGAAGAAGAAGGATGTCAACGAGGCCATCACTTGCAGACTGCAGACCAGCAACAACCCCTTCAGCA TTCCTGAGCCCAAGGTGTGGGAGGAAGAGTTTGACCTGAATTCTGTGCGACTTTGCTTCCAGGCGTCCATCACCCTTCCCACGGGGGACATGTTTCCTCTGCCGCCCGTCGTCTCGCAGCCCATCTTTGACAACA gaGCCCCGAACACAGCCGAGTTGAAAATCTGCAGAGTGAACCGTAACTCCGGCAGCTGCAGAGGAGGGGATGAAATCTTCCTCCTCTGCGATAAAGTGCAAAAAG AGGACATCGAGGTGCGGTTCTACCAGGACTCCTGGGAGGGGAAGGGCACGTTCTCTCAGGCTGACGTCCACCGGCAGGTGGCCATTGTGTTCCGCACGCCTCCCTATCGCGACACTAACCTCAGCGAGCCCATCAAGGTGAAGATGCAGCTCAGACGGCCCTCTGACCGTGAAGTCAGCGAGCCGATGGACTTCCAGTTCCTACCTGCTGACCCAG ATGAATACAGGCTGTCTGAGAAGAGAAAGCGTACAGGAGACATGTTCCAGAACTTGAAGCTGGGATCTATGTTATCAACTG TGTCCGTTCCACAAGACAGACGCCACATAAACCTCGCACGGAGACCAGTTGCAGCTAAACTGAGTTCAATGAACACACAAGCAG caGCGGAGGTTGCGCCTTCTGCCAGTGGGTTGAAACCGTTCTCATACAATCAACCAGGACAGCTGTTCTCAGTCCAGCCTAAGGTTGAGGCATCTTCGTCCATCTCTACGGCGACTACCAACCAAACCTGGAAGATCATGGAGAGCTTGAAGCTGGGCCCCACCAACCCGGTGCAGACCTTCACAATGAGCTCCGTATCGGCCCCTTCCTCCTCCACCGCCTCCACCGCTGCCAACAACGAGTACTCCACCGTCAACCTGTCGGACCTTCACGAGTTCTTCCCCAACATTTCCTCCCCCATGGCCGAGGAGTCCGCGGCTCCTCAGGGAAGCGCCGCCGCCCCACAGACTGGCAGCACCTTCCCCCTGCAGGAGTCCCAGTTCCGGGTAGACCCCCCGCTGGTGGACGACGAGATCCCGGACTTCTCCAACTTCACCGACGCTCCGGTGCCAGGCACCCTGGACAGCCTCAACATGGATGAATTCGAGGACCTTCTGAACCCGCGCCTAATGAGCGAGGGCGGATCTGCCGCGTCCATGCTGACATCTTCCCAACATGGAGTCCTCTCCAGCTCGGCTGCTGCGTCCCACAACGGCGCCTCGTCCCAGAACCTCCCAGACCATGTCAACAACCCAGGAAGCACCTACATGAATTACCCCAACAGCATCGCCAACCTGCTCCGGAACGAGGACATGATCATCCTGGCGtccagcaccaacaacaaccagcAGCCCGCCGTGCTGGATGACTTCGACGTGCTGATGTCCGCCGACGAAGACCGCCTCATCTCCATTTTTAACAGCGGGAGCCAAGCTGGCTTTGTGTCAGGACACCCAACTTAA
- the c14h11orf68 gene encoding UPF0696 protein C11orf68 homolog, producing the protein MEEEAPADGEGETPLSAETYAAEAMAADMDPWIVFDSRNTPRSEFDGWLESNRPSQVYRFGDEDNGVSSVGWIAVVGPNHCPSTGDVTGLQESWDKLLASSRPVTFQTVKELALNHGVLSGKWLMHLASGFKLDHAWECVARAALEGKISLVKVSPYNPKAEGKQVICAYNQNFTDEGEVVRLDSFIRATGVKCPLSYKPDVYTYLGIYRNNRWKLCPTIYESKFDLECVPRRSHIINKVTNLEVT; encoded by the coding sequence ATGGAGGAGGAAGCCCCCGCGGACGGCGAGGGGGAGACCCCCCTTTCCGCAGAGACGTACGCCGCCGAGGCCATGGCTGCGGACATGGACCCCTGGATCGTTTTCGACTCCAGAAATACCCCCAGGTCCGAGTTTGACGGCTGGCTGGAGAGCAACAGACCCTCCCAGGTGTACCGGTTTGGGGACGAGGACAACGGGGTCAGTAGCGTGGGGTGGATAGCCGTGGTGGGTCCCAACCACTGCCCGTCTACAGGTGACGTGACTGGTCTCCAGGAGAGCTGGGACAAACTGCTAGCCAGCTCCCGGCCTGTCACCTTCCAGACTGTGAAAGAACTGGCCCTCAACCACGGCGTACTCTCCGGAAAGTGGCTCATGCACTTGGCCTCTGGCTTCAAGCTGGACCACGCGTGGGAGTGCGTGGCCAGAGCAGCCTTAGAGGGAAAAATCTCCCTGGTCAAAGTGAGTCCTTACAACCCCAAGGCGGAAGGCAAGCAGGTGATCTGCGCCTATAACCAGAACTTCACAGACGAAGGCGAAGTGGTGCGCCTGGACTCCTTCATCCGGGCCACGGGCGTCAAATGCCCCCTCTCCTACAAGCCAGACGTCTACACCTACCTGGGGATCTATCGGAACAACCGCTGGAAGCTCTGCCCCACCATCTATGAGAGCAAGTTTGACTTGGAGTGTGTGCCAAGGCGCTCGCACATTATCAACAAAGTCACAAATCTGGAAGTAACATAA
- the rela gene encoding transcription factor p65 isoform X2, protein MDGVYGWGMTPINPVQPATPYIEIIEQPKQRGMRFRYKCEGRSAGSIPGEKSNDTTKTYPAIKVHNYSGPLRVRISLVTKNPPHKPHPHELVGKDCKHGYYEADLQERRIHSFQNLGIQCVKKKDVNEAITCRLQTSNNPFSIPEPKVWEEEFDLNSVRLCFQASITLPTGDMFPLPPVVSQPIFDNRAPNTAELKICRVNRNSGSCRGGDEIFLLCDKVQKEDIEVRFYQDSWEGKGTFSQADVHRQVAIVFRTPPYRDTNLSEPIKVKMQLRRPSDREVSEPMDFQFLPADPDEYRLSEKRKRTGDMFQNLKLGSMLSTVSVPQDRRHINLARRPVAAKLSSMNTQAAEVAPSASGLKPFSYNQPGQLFSVQPKVEASSSISTATTNQTWKIMESLKLGPTNPVQTFTMSSVSAPSSSTASTAANNEYSTVNLSDLHEFFPNISSPMAEESAAPQGSAAAPQTGSTFPLQESQFRVDPPLVDDEIPDFSNFTDAPVPGTLDSLNMDEFEDLLNPRLMSEGGSAASMLTSSQHGVLSSSAAASHNGASSQNLPDHVNNPGSTYMNYPNSIANLLRNEDMIILASSTNNNQQPAVLDDFDVLMSADEDRLISIFNSGSQAGFVSGHPT, encoded by the exons GTTCACAACTACAGCGGCCCGCTCCGGGTCCGCATCTCCCTGGTGACAAAGAACCCTCCGCACAAGCCCCACCCCCACGAACTGGTTGGGAAAGACTGCAAACATGGCTACTATGAGGCCGACCTGCAGGAGAGACGAATCCACAG TTTTCAGAACCTGGGCATTCAGTGTGTGAAGAAGAAGGATGTCAACGAGGCCATCACTTGCAGACTGCAGACCAGCAACAACCCCTTCAGCA TTCCTGAGCCCAAGGTGTGGGAGGAAGAGTTTGACCTGAATTCTGTGCGACTTTGCTTCCAGGCGTCCATCACCCTTCCCACGGGGGACATGTTTCCTCTGCCGCCCGTCGTCTCGCAGCCCATCTTTGACAACA gaGCCCCGAACACAGCCGAGTTGAAAATCTGCAGAGTGAACCGTAACTCCGGCAGCTGCAGAGGAGGGGATGAAATCTTCCTCCTCTGCGATAAAGTGCAAAAAG AGGACATCGAGGTGCGGTTCTACCAGGACTCCTGGGAGGGGAAGGGCACGTTCTCTCAGGCTGACGTCCACCGGCAGGTGGCCATTGTGTTCCGCACGCCTCCCTATCGCGACACTAACCTCAGCGAGCCCATCAAGGTGAAGATGCAGCTCAGACGGCCCTCTGACCGTGAAGTCAGCGAGCCGATGGACTTCCAGTTCCTACCTGCTGACCCAG ATGAATACAGGCTGTCTGAGAAGAGAAAGCGTACAGGAGACATGTTCCAGAACTTGAAGCTGGGATCTATGTTATCAACTG TGTCCGTTCCACAAGACAGACGCCACATAAACCTCGCACGGAGACCAGTTGCAGCTAAACTGAGTTCAATGAACACACAAGCAG CGGAGGTTGCGCCTTCTGCCAGTGGGTTGAAACCGTTCTCATACAATCAACCAGGACAGCTGTTCTCAGTCCAGCCTAAGGTTGAGGCATCTTCGTCCATCTCTACGGCGACTACCAACCAAACCTGGAAGATCATGGAGAGCTTGAAGCTGGGCCCCACCAACCCGGTGCAGACCTTCACAATGAGCTCCGTATCGGCCCCTTCCTCCTCCACCGCCTCCACCGCTGCCAACAACGAGTACTCCACCGTCAACCTGTCGGACCTTCACGAGTTCTTCCCCAACATTTCCTCCCCCATGGCCGAGGAGTCCGCGGCTCCTCAGGGAAGCGCCGCCGCCCCACAGACTGGCAGCACCTTCCCCCTGCAGGAGTCCCAGTTCCGGGTAGACCCCCCGCTGGTGGACGACGAGATCCCGGACTTCTCCAACTTCACCGACGCTCCGGTGCCAGGCACCCTGGACAGCCTCAACATGGATGAATTCGAGGACCTTCTGAACCCGCGCCTAATGAGCGAGGGCGGATCTGCCGCGTCCATGCTGACATCTTCCCAACATGGAGTCCTCTCCAGCTCGGCTGCTGCGTCCCACAACGGCGCCTCGTCCCAGAACCTCCCAGACCATGTCAACAACCCAGGAAGCACCTACATGAATTACCCCAACAGCATCGCCAACCTGCTCCGGAACGAGGACATGATCATCCTGGCGtccagcaccaacaacaaccagcAGCCCGCCGTGCTGGATGACTTCGACGTGCTGATGTCCGCCGACGAAGACCGCCTCATCTCCATTTTTAACAGCGGGAGCCAAGCTGGCTTTGTGTCAGGACACCCAACTTAA
- the drap1 gene encoding dr1-associated corepressor translates to MPSKKKKYNARFPPARIKKIMQTDEEIGKVAAAVPVIISRALELFLESLLTKACQVTQSRNAKTMTTSHLKQCIELEQQFDFLKDLVATVPDMQGEGEENHTEAGGEKVPRRGRKPGSGRKNGGAGSKSKDKKLSGTESEQEEESEDSETYGDEDDGSQSSTNQQAASMFHSSNPHSQFGNTGNMATVANPAPAQGTMTFAPHPSMVSVALPPPAPAPHKNEEEEDDDEDYDS, encoded by the exons atgcctagcaaaaagaagaaatacaaCGCCAGATTCCCTCCG GCGAGGATTAAGAAGATCATGCAGACAGATGAAGAAATAGGCAAGGTGGCTGCAGCAGTTCCCGTTATAATCT CGAGAGCTCTGGAGCTTTTCCTGGAGTCGCTGCTGACGAAGGCCTGCCAGGTCACCCAGTCGAGGAACGCCAAAACCATGACGACGTCTCACCT GAAGCAGTGCATCGAGCTGGAGCAGCAGTTTGACTTCCTCAAAGACCTGGTGGCGACGGTGCCGGACATGCAGGGCGAGGGCGAGGAGAACCACACCGAGGCCGGAGGAGAAAAAGTACCTCGCAG gGGACGAAAGCCAGGATCCGGTCGCAAGAACGGGGGAGCCGGCTCCAAAAGCAAAGACAAGAAGCTTTCTGGAACAGAGTCGGAGCAAGAG GAAGAATCCGAAGACAGCGAGACGTACGGAGACGAGGACGACGGCTCCCAGTCGAGCACAAACCAGCAGGCCGCGTCCATGTTCCACAG CTCAAACCCCCACTCCCAGTTCGGGAACACGGGCAACATGGCGACAGTGGCCAATCCGGCTCCGGCCCAGGGCACCATGACGTTCGCCCCTCATCCCTCCATGGTGAGCGTCGCTCTGCCCCCCCCAGCGCCCGCGCCGCACAAaaacgaggaggaggaggacgacgaTGAAGACTATGACTCTTAG